Proteins encoded together in one Thermoplasmata archaeon window:
- the porB gene encoding pyruvate synthase subunit PorB, producing MNEESLFAPGHTACAGCGATIALRLLLAAAGKNTIVCQATGCMEVVSTGYPNTAWKVPYIHVAFENAAAVASGIDAALKAKGEREGKNIIAIGGDGGTYDIGFQALSGMLERGHDVLYVCYDNEAYMNTGIQRSSSTPYGASTTTSPPGKFSIGEDTVKKPLAEIVAAHRPSYVATASVGYYADFQNKVKKALSKKGPSFILVYAPCPTGWRTPSEKSIEIAKLAVDTGYLILWEMENGDRNTLKVTKMPPKPRKPVVEFLKVQGRFRHLMNKPEELKKIQEFVDAECKRYGVD from the coding sequence GCAGGCAAGAATACGATTGTTTGCCAGGCAACTGGCTGCATGGAGGTTGTAAGCACAGGTTATCCCAATACTGCATGGAAAGTGCCCTACATTCATGTGGCATTTGAGAATGCAGCTGCTGTTGCCTCTGGGATCGATGCCGCACTGAAAGCAAAGGGTGAAAGAGAAGGAAAGAACATAATTGCGATTGGTGGAGATGGAGGCACTTACGATATTGGGTTCCAGGCGCTGTCAGGGATGCTGGAGCGTGGGCATGATGTCCTTTATGTGTGCTATGACAATGAGGCATACATGAATACAGGGATTCAGAGGTCTTCTTCTACACCTTACGGTGCTTCAACCACTACTTCGCCACCTGGAAAATTCAGCATTGGTGAGGACACAGTGAAGAAGCCACTCGCTGAAATTGTGGCTGCTCACAGACCAAGCTATGTGGCTACTGCTTCCGTTGGATACTATGCAGATTTCCAGAACAAGGTGAAGAAGGCACTCTCAAAGAAAGGACCGAGTTTCATTCTTGTGTATGCGCCCTGTCCGACTGGTTGGAGAACACCAAGTGAGAAAAGCATAGAAATTGCAAAGCTTGCAGTTGATACCGGCTATCTGATTCTCTGGGAAATGGAAAATGGAGATAGAAACACGCTGAAAGTGACAAAGATGCCACCGAAACCAAGGAAGCCAGTTGTGGAATTCCTGAAGGTGCAGGGACGATTCAGGCACTTGATGAACAAGCCAGAAGAACTCAAGAAAATCCAAGAATTTGTGGATGCAGAGTGCAAGAGGTATGGGGTGGATTAG